Below is a genomic region from Doryrhamphus excisus isolate RoL2022-K1 chromosome 16, RoL_Dexc_1.0, whole genome shotgun sequence.
aatttttaaaaaatcaaaattttttgcacattttgtgaGAGTAAAATCTTAATATTGTGATGTTACATACTTTTTTGGTGAGTAAATGTAAGATTGCAACCTTTTTGGTCATATTAAGCGTTTTTAAGATTTgttttatgaaataatatttccaaataaaaactggcaataattgtaatttgatatatttgtaAAGATTCTACTTTTTGTTAAGATGTCATTCCCATGCCAGTAATAAAGAGGAAGTTCCCGTGTGGCTGCGTCTTGTCCGGGCAAGAAAGGAGGCGGCTATTTGAGGTCTGGCGTTTATTTCTCCAGGCGGAGCCTACCATTCATGGAGGCGCGGTGTCAATCAGAGCGGAGAACAGTCAACGTGcggcaacaggaagtgacggtcGTGCGACGCGGTCAGAGGACTTTCTCCATGCGGGTCACGGTGATCCTGGCCAGGCTGGCGATCCAGCGGTTGGCGTGCGTGGCGCCGTGCGACGCCGTTTGAACGAAGCCCATCTTCCGAAGCAGGGAGGCGGCGCCCGCCTGCGGCGAGCTGACGTCCAGGACGAGGCGAGCGAAGCCCCGCTCCTTGCAGAAGTCAAAAGCGTGCTGGGTCAGCCGGGAGCCCGTGTTCCTGCGGCGCCACGGGAACGCCACCACCACGTGGGACAGCTCGCCGCCGGCCCCGCTTCCGTCCTCCACCGCCCCCATCGCCACGCCGCCGTTAGCGTTGTCCCCTCCCCTTCGCCCCACCACGGCAACCACGCCCACCAGCCTCCCGTCCGCCTCCGCCACCCAGAATCCGTTATCCGGGTTGTCCAGGTAGTTGGCGGGGATGTCGGCCATGTCTGCGCCCAGCCTCCTGGCCAGGTAGCCCTCGTAGATCTCGTGGCAGCAGAAGTAGATGAGCCCCGCCCACGCCGCCCCGAAGAGCAGCGCCTGGAAGTAGGAGCTTCCCCCGAGCACGTAGCCCGCCACGGAGAGGCTCAGGGCCACGCCCATGTGGTCCGGGTGGCTCATGGCCTGGAAGAAGGCCGGGTAGATGTTCTCGCGGACACCGTCACGGAACAGCTCGGCGACGGCGCGCTGATCCGAGGGTCGGTACTCCCGAATGGAGAGctggactggggggggggggggggggggggggggggcagagaggcTTTAACTCACGGCGGTCCAGACGCTTCCGAGACGTCGGCCTTCCCAAGCGGAGCAGGCCGGTTGGAAAAGCAACTTACCCTCCTTTTTCTGGGCCATGACCATTCCTTcctccttcttcctccttccttcttcGTCTTCTGTGCAACTTCACATTCTCCACACTgtgcccccccccgacccccccgaAACCCCCCAACTTAAGCTCGGGATAATCAGCCAATCACGGACGGGGTCAGATGGAATGTCACGCCAGCCCAGGAAGGCCGATGTTGCTCTCGTAACCTCCTTTATTTCAAATATTCTACTTTAGGGAACTCCGAATTAGGATTATTATATTGcgtcataatattcatatttatatttatattatttattctcaGCAAATTGAGACTTCCTTCCTGTCAAATGACTGCAGGTCGGACGTTGGATGGAAAACTAAAAGTTCATTCTTTTTTCTTGTGGAATTCCAGATGGGTTTTTTCCAGatctgctgatgttgtttttggaTTTTCCAATtagttcaacttttttttctcctaatgaTGACGTTATTCCCGTAATACTTGAACTTCCCGTAGcagaactttttccacaagctagttttccaaaaatgacaactttatttgctgttttgtgcGCCTCCCATATTAGACGTATTCCAACTTGGGGACACGAAATTAAGATTTATTTTCACAGTATGATTCCCGTTTCCGTTCCGCCGGCCAATCAGATACCAGCcccgtgccgcactttggacacccccacgCCAGCTTGAGAGGACTCCCGTTGATGGAAATAAAAGGTTAGTGTTTGCACCACGGATGCCCAAACTTCAATTACCTCGGATGACCAACTCTGCCGTCGAGGGGATGAGCACAAATCCGGGATGCATTTAAATGTCACGGGAATTCACGCTTTcagcaaaccttttttttttgtccatgtcACCCGCAGGAAGACCTTGTCTCTCATGTGATCTCATTAAACCTGAACACCCACTTAAAGCAGCAAAGTccttcatgaatgaatgaacgagtgCTGCTTAAAGCACCTCCCACTATTCCCACGCTGACGGATGGCACCTGAACACACCGCAACGCTCTCTATGCTCTCTCTTCAATATGGGCCCGGGTTCTGCTTCACCGTGTCACAAAACATGCTGGAATTCATCTTTCCATCTCTATGaaccacagcagtccagtgctggaTGCACTCGTGCCTCAACAccagaccaccaccaccaccatgcaCGACGGCAGCTAAGGCTCAATTATGTTGCTGCTCACTTTGTTTTCccctcagtgaaccgcagctccccaatgctggcggcactcgtgcactcTATCACCACCATTCTTGGCAGCAGCCCAGTTTTGTTTAGCGGTGTCAGAGTTCATGCTAGCATTCATGTTTCCCTCTATGAACCACAACTCCCCAATGCTGGCGGCACTCGTGCCTCAACCCCAGACCACCACGCACGACGGCAGCTAAGGCTCAATTATGTTGCTGCTCACTTTGTTTTCccctcagtgaaccgcagctccccaatgctggcggcactcgtgcactcTATCACCACCATTCTTGGCAGCAGCCCAGTTTTGTTTAGCGGTGTCAGAGTTCATGCTAGCATTCATGTTTCCCTCTATGAACCACAACTCCCCAATGCTGGCGGCACTCGTGCCTCAACCccagaccaccaccaccaccatgcaCGACGGCAGCTGAGGCTCAATTATGTTGCTGCTCACTTTGTTTTCccctcagtgaaccacagctccccaatactggcggcactcgtgcactcTACTATCACCACCATTCTTGGTAGCAGCCCCGTTTTGTTTTGCGGTGTCAGAGTTCATGCTAGCATTCATGTTTCCCTATATGAACCACAACTCCCCAATGCTGGCGGCACTCGTGCCTCAACCccagaccaccaccaccacgcacGACGGCAGCTAAGGCTCAATTATGTTGCTGCTCACTTTGTTTTCccctcagtgaaccacagctccccaatgctggcggcactcgtgcactcTATCACCACCATTCTTGGCAGCAGAGCCGTTTTGTTTTGCGGTGTCAGAGTTCATGCTAGCATTCATCTTCCCTCTATGAACCACAACTCCCCAATGCTGGCGGCACTCGTGCCTCAACCccagaccaccaccaccacgcacGACGGCAGCTAAGGCTCAATTATGTTGCTGCTCACTTTGTTTTCccctcagtgaaccacagctccccaatgCTGGCGGCACTCGTGCCTCAACCCCAGACCACCACGCACGACGGCAGCTAAGGCTCAATTATGTTGCTGCTCACTTTGTTTTCccctcagtgaaccgcagctccccaatgCTGGCGGCAGTCGTGCACTCTATCACCACCATTCTTGGCAGCAGAGCCGTTTTGTTTTGCGGTGTCAGAGTTCATGCTAGCATTCATGTTTCCCGATATGAACCACAACTCCCCAATGCTGGCGGCACTCGTGCCTCAACCccagaccaccaccaccaccatgcaCGACGGCAGCTGAGGCTCAATTATGTTGCTGCTCACTTTGTTTTCccctcagtgaaccgcagctccccaatactggcggcactcgtgcactcTACTATCACCACCATTCTTGGTAGCAGCCCCGTTTTGTTTTGCGGTGTCAGAGTTCATGCTAGCATTCATGTTTCCCTATATGAACCACAACTCCCCAATGCTGGCGGCACTCGTGCCTCAACCccagaccaccaccaccacgcacGACGGCAGCTAAGGCTCAATTATGTTGCTGCTCACTTTGTTTTCccctcagtgaaccacagctccccaatgctggcggcactcgtgcactcTATCACCACCATTCTTGGCAGCAGAGCCGTTTTGTTTTGCGGTGTCAGAGTTCATGCTAGCATTCATCTTCCCTCTATGAACCACAACTCCCCAATGCTGGCGGCACTCGTGCCTCAACCccagaccaccaccaccacgcacGACGGCAGCTAAGGCTCAATTATGTTGCTGCTCACTTTGTTTTCccctcagtgaaccacagctccccaatgctggcggcactcgtgcactcTACTATCACCACCATTCTTGGCAGCAGTCCCGTTTTGTTTTGCGGTGTCAGAGTTCATGCTAGCATTCATGTTTCCCTCTATGAACCACAACTCCCCAATgctggcggcactcgtgcactcTACTATCACCACCATTCTTGGCAGCAGCCCAGTTTTGTTTAGCGGTGTCAGAGTTCATGCTAGCATTCATGTTTCCCTCTATGAACCACAACTCCCCAATGCTGGTGGCACTCGTGCACTCTACTATCACCACCATTCTTGGCAGCAGAGCCGTTTTGTTTTGTGGTGTCAGAGCTCATGC
It encodes:
- the LOC131104362 gene encoding N-acetyltransferase family 8 member 3; the encoded protein is MVMAQKKEVQLSIREYRPSDQRAVAELFRDGVRENIYPAFFQAMSHPDHMGVALSLSVAGYVLGGSSYFQALLFGAAWAGLIYFCCHEIYEGYLARRLGADMADIPANYLDNPDNGFWVAEADGRLVGVVAVVGRRGGDNANGGVAMGAVEDGSGAGGELSHVVVAFPWRRRNTGSRLTQHAFDFCKERGFARLVLDVSSPQAGAASLLRKMGFVQTASHGATHANRWIASLARITVTRMEKVL